The segment CTATAAGACACTGAATTACAGCATATTCATAACATTATAAGaagaatattaatcaaataaaaacagcaaataaattttaaaaatagacttttttCTTCCCTTCATACAGACCTACGCAAATACACTCGTTTCACAATTGtgctacaaaaataataataaaacaatcaaaaaatgTCTAACAAATATTTGTACTTACCAGGtctcttattttattaacaaatcatAATCATAATTATGTGTGCGTTTGAGAAGTAATAAATGGAAAATCTAGAAATGTTTTGAGGTTTTAcgtttttcacatttttcagGAACGTCACAGAAGCGTTATTTCCTACAATTTACAAAATCACATCGAAGAGTGATCATCAATTTGTAAAGAGGTTTATAAAAGTCACGCGCATCACAGAACAATGGCTTCTTTCACAATACCATTTGACAAAACGTTTTTCGTGGTATTTGGCATCTCGTTTTTACTGTTCAGAGAACCGTTCTTGGCACTTAATCTTGATCTTCGACGGGATGTTTGGAGAGTCAATCTCTTTGTATCCGTTCTGGAATGTGAGGGAGTGGAATACTCCCCAAGATGACCACACCTCGTGATCCATATCGCTTTTAGGGCGCACTTAATCTCTGGCATTCGCACCACATAAATGACTGGGTCCACAAACGACTTCGCTACAATCATAGCGTTAATGAAAATCCCAACGGGAACTCTCAAAGATAACGGAATCGTTGTGAATGGCACGGTGCAATCTAGACAAGTAAGGACGAAGAACATCACTGCGGGCATCCAACCTAAAATGTATGTCCCTAGTATAAGTAGAGTTGTTATGATGGCTTTGACATTTTTGTGCAGCTGCCTTGTAGATGGACACTGAAGCAAACCTTTTTGGTGTTGGCGCACGACAATAAACATATGCGAATACATGAGAGTCATCAGAACTAACGGAAAGAAAAACATGACTGATGTGGTAACACGGAAAGgtgaatacaaaagaaaattataactgGTGCATCGCTCAGACTGAAATCCATCACTTGGGATGGATGCAAAGTACACTAAGAAAAACACCACAGGAAATATCCACATAATAACAATACCAACAATCGTTGTCTCTCTTGTTACAATATGAGCATAGTGTAAAGGTCGGAGAATGCCGATGTAATGATTCACAGCCAGAGCAAGTAAGTGCAGGACAGCCACAACTAAACCACCCAGTCTGAAAGCTTCCaatgataaaatgaaacaaaaactcaACGGTCCCAGTTCAATTCCATAAACTATAGGCAGCAAACTGTTCACCAGCAATCCAAGGCCAACAACAAGAGACGCATAGGCGTCTGCCATAGCAAGAGACAGACTTAGACAAATGGTAGGAGATATCTTCCTTCTTAGGCATCTGACACTGCACACCATGGTAAGGTTGAAGAAAAAGGACAGACAACAAGCTGCCAGGAGAATCGGAACAACAACTCTGTATAGCTCAACAATTTCTTCCTGTCCCTCCACTTTGGTTGCAGATGTATTACCGTTTTCAGCATCCATGccaaattcatctttaaaatcaaTATCAAGTTCCAAATCCGAACTATTCTGATACAATAACCTCTCTTCAAATACTGAATTGTACGACTGCATGTACGGCAGCCAGTTGCCAACATCATTTTGTCTGATCAGTGTTGACTTAGACGCCGCGTGTCTTATACGGCGTCTAAACATCCTCCAGAAAGATGTGGATTCTCTCATCACAACACACTTGTTGAGAGAAAATAAGAGCGTGAGAATCGCGCGAGCTCTCTCTCGCGCTCGCGGCTGACAAGCGAAGAATAGATTCGAACGGAGATGCGCGAAGGGTGTTCAGAGAAAGGAACTCGCTAAGTGGGTAGAGACCGCAGCCAATCGGCGTCCTCTTCTATTTTTCCTCCGAGCGAGTGGAAAAGAAAGTGGCAAAGCGGGAAAACTTCTTTAACTGTCAACAATAACTTGTAGGTTTGTTCCCATAAgttcattcctttttatttttacgtgAAAAATGGTGGAATGGAATAAAATGCTGACCGATGTGGCGTTCAAGAATTGGATTTTTGCTGTATTTGCCCATTCTACTCAGAGGATTCTATTCGATGTTGAAAGAgaaaagctttttcttttcttcagtcTTATAGTTTTTTCAGTTGATTTATCCCGAAAAATATACTGTTATATTGCTTTCTTTTCTAACCTGGGGATCGAAGTTCATAATATAAAGTAAATCGGCAAATGTGTCTGCAGAATGACAGTAATTTGTAAATATGggtatttttaaagcaaaatttttcaagttccttgaacataatttttttttatggagatttttttttcttttccacacATTCTTGAAATACTTTATCAAAGTAAGTACCTTATACTTTATAAGATACATTAAATCTTTggcttagaatttaaaaaaaattgggataatgaaaataaaattctgcttattatttaCTCTGTTTGTTTTTACTTGTCTGCttcgcttaaaaataaaaataattttctaaatattgaaaaaaaattaaatatggagaaattacattaaatattaatatattatgtacAGTTTTTAGATGGATCAATTAGCTAAGAGtgttacaagtaaaaaaaaaatgacttgtaACTTTCTCGTATTTAGCTCGTTTAATACTAtatgaacaataattttattaaaataagaaaaaaattaattgaaaagttacaataaaatgaaaatatatatataagtttaaagTAAACCAATACAACGAAATAGCTAGGACAGACCTGAGTTTAGATTCCTTATCTTGGATATGAAATATAACaaacatatgttctttttttactaaaagtAGAAGTTCgccaaaaatggtttttaaatgatTGCATAGGTTTAATCGATTACTAAGATAGTTCTTGCAGGATTAGGGctctcaaattttattatatgaattaaatgatCTCAGGTTCTGAATTATCAGAAACAGTACCAAAATTGACCTATTTGTGCCAATACGAAAAAATGTTCTGTTGTTGTGcctgaaaataataactttattttaaaaacataaaaaaaagattaataagatttgaattttaattactgGAGTCTGAAGAACTCTGCTTCCAAAATATTACTatacaaaatattactatataccaaaatattactatacatgaattagaattattttctactCTGATTTAATCAACACGTTTCAATCAATAATTGTTAAGCGCTTTGTCAATGTGTCTTTATGCATTCCAAATGTTAAATTATCTTtcgtaaaaaattctttttaattaagattGCCAAATTCTTCTTAATGTTTCAAGATTTATAAAAAAGGGTTTTACTTATAGAAGTATTCTCTCTTTTACTGATTTTGTTAAGCAAAGGCAAactaactataaattaaattgttgataGAAATTCTTCAGCAACTTGTAACTGTGTTAATAAtccgttaatataagtaaaaaaaaacaacagttaCAAAAAGCTTGGTTCGTCGATAGTGCATTATCGAGCTTAAAAAAGTGTCACTTCTGCTCTGTAAATCCAAAAATTCAGTTTACCTTGGGGATTATCTGTAAataacttcatatttatttttcacattgatGAAAACGATTAGTCAATTTTCaagtgaaataattcaattttccttGAAACAAATTGGTACTTTggataatttattgttaaattgcaagataatttaattctttcttctaATGGCTGTTTTTTATGCTCTTTTTACAGTTTTGTTTgacaacttttttaaatgaaacgaaattatTCTTAGATTATTGGATTTTGTTTTGCGTCTGAcatcagataaataaataaataatcctttaACTAAGATCGATAAATGTGAACTatcttaagaaacatttttatttattttaatttgattcaagCAAATGCAGGAacaccttattttttatttttgttcattagcAATTGATTAAAACGCAGCAGTTGTTCGCAGGAAAAAAaggtagtttaaaaaaaagttgctctTTTTTTCCGACAGATGAATTCTCTTTGGTTATTTCATAAATGCAATTgtttcaggtatttttttttttttttttatgtctcatgatgaaatcatgatttttttttttttttttttttttttgctttggtgTATTTTGGTATTGATTTGGTTTCATTTAAGGACACGTAGGTAAAAAGATGAAAAGGGAAAAGAAGGGAATATCGATCAAAACTGCCGCAAGAGAAATTGGATAactaaataaagctgtaaattaGATTACgctttcatatttttctatcaaaattcagACTTAGAAAAAACacgagaaataaaatatttaatcagacgTAAGCCTTTAGTTATTTTTTGCACATTCCTTCAGCTGCTATTATTGTTAATTACTCGCACTGATTGGCAGTTTAAACGGGAAATAGCAATTTcgaaaatttgtcttatttttcagaggttttttttttattatttattaaatgcggaattatattattaatataattaagaaatatatcattttcagtgacataaaaaacaaaaatagtattaattgtagaattactgaaaacaaaatgcattttaagatttctttacAATGGATGATTAATGATTGTTCACAGGAGCAACGTTAAATAGAACTGCAGGAAATCAGCTTTCgtttgtcttaaaaaatatttgtctttcgtCAGAAAGTTGGACAATGTACCGAGGCACTctgcattttcttattaaaaattttgaaccatttgaatttttatttaataaattaacgcATACTTTCTGCTTCGTTTCGAATTTAATATTAGGAACATTCTCTaccatatttaatgaattatcagCTGTTCactttaattttcattgtaaaaaggGTTTCGTTGAgttaaaacaaacaatttaactttattaaaagaaaaaaaaaacttttcatattttattattataattaaattatttatcatcttttaaaattatattgataatttagggtttgaaaatttaattttaattacaattcaagTACCATGTGAATGATTAAATTAACAGCGCatcaaattgaaaatgaatgatacgttaaagtaaaataagtaatatcaaaatgaataatgcatcaaattgaaataaataatactgaaaattagtaatatattaagGTGAAATATCTAAGATAATCattcgatttaaatattttttttctatttgaaaaaatcatatctaaatttaaaattatttttctgttaagaatttaattataatttaagaattaatagaaTGAACACTTTTTATACATTGGAAGTTAAAAGCATTTTGATTGCAAATTGTGAAATATTGTTGGAAGGAAatctaaggaaaaaaatgtcCAGGACCGTACCCTCTCTTTCGACTGCATCACGAGCCCTTCCAGCAGCCGTCTCAAATTACAAGTATACAAGCTACTCTCAAAATAGGAGGGTCATTTTGTCGGAAGTGGCTGGTTATTgcgctttaaaattttactgaatgtatATATTTTCGGTATACTGCTCTGATACGAAATCCCATCTCGAATTCATTTTGCTAGTTCGTGCCCTTTGTAAGAATGTTTCTTGAGCACAATAACAGGAACAAACGAAAGGCTGCTACAATTTAATgcctaaaaatactttaagagaAATGACAACACTTTAATTTTGCATAAGAGATTTTCTTGAAACTAAATACATACACTTGTGGGCCGGGGTGATTTAATGGTACGGTCTGGGCTTCGGGATTTCAACGGAAGGATTaacgaagaaccgccgtgtaagagGGTCTGATGCATGTTAAAACTGTTGAGAGAGGAGTGCTAACGTaggtatcgtcctcatcatctgaccaagGCGCAGAATTACGAAGATCGTCCAAAATACTCtttatgttgctttaaaaaaagggtTTAAATTTAACAGGTTAAACAAAACGTCCCCTTCTGATGAGCTAACTCGTCTCCCAATGCAGATTTTtttgattataagaaaaataatttacaatatatttaataatttacagtAAAACACAATTTATACACATAATTTAAAGCACAATTTTCACTCTTAGTAAATCGGCATTTAATTGAAAACTCGCATAATGGAAATAGCAATAAACAATAGCGGTTATTACCATTTTAGTGTGACtaaaacatattcatttaaattactaatttcaaagtttttttttaaagatgctaCTAAtacattattacataatattgaaaatagtaaatgttttgaaattaaatagttgCTATAAAAGTGAGAAAAGTCgcacatttatttatacatcttGAATACGTgtcatatatttcttatttctcttttGCTCTTATATCGCGATGTAGACAGACACATTTTTTTAGGATCGTTTAATTCTTGTACAAATGATACCTCCTGGGATGAAATAAatccaagttaaaatttcaacttgGATTCTCCTTCACCGTCAAAAAACTGCTAAACCGGCACATTCCATCTTACGTTCCATGTCCAAATGATgcttctattaataaattaaagcgAAGTTTAATCAAAATGTGTCTTTCTTTCGGCTGTCAAAATGACGCCACCCACAAACATGTCTATAGCACTTTGTTCACTCAGTATCGAAATAATTgctcattaaat is part of the Argiope bruennichi chromosome 10, qqArgBrue1.1, whole genome shotgun sequence genome and harbors:
- the LOC129988448 gene encoding adrenocorticotropic hormone receptor-like, translated to MRESTSFWRMFRRRIRHAASKSTLIRQNDVGNWLPYMQSYNSVFEERLLYQNSSDLELDIDFKDEFGMDAENGNTSATKVEGQEEIVELYRVVVPILLAACCLSFFFNLTMVCSVRCLRRKISPTICLSLSLAMADAYASLVVGLGLLVNSLLPIVYGIELGPLSFCFILSLEAFRLGGLVVAVLHLLALAVNHYIGILRPLHYAHIVTRETTIVGIVIMWIFPVVFFLVYFASIPSDGFQSERCTSYNFLLYSPFRVTTSVMFFFPLVLMTLMYSHMFIVVRQHQKGLLQCPSTRQLHKNVKAIITTLLILGTYILGWMPAVMFFVLTCLDCTVPFTTIPLSLRVPVGIFINAMIVAKSFVDPVIYVVRMPEIKCALKAIWITRCGHLGEYSTPSHSRTDTKRLTLQTSRRRSRLSAKNGSLNSKNEMPNTTKNVLSNGIVKEAIVL